TAACAAAATAAATAGGCTGTTCTCATTTTGGATGATCACAGCCTATTAAATATTCATTTGTGAATTCATACTAAAACCTTTTTTCCCATTAAGACATCATACGCATGTTTGACTTGCTCATCATTCGGAGGATCGACATGTGAAAGTTCATATTTTAAGCCGAGAGCTTCCCATTTGTACATACCTAATTGGTGATATGGGAGTACTTCTACTTTTTTGACATTGTTTAAGGTCTTTATAAAATCTGCTAACCAAGCTAGGTCATCTTCACGGTCTGTTACTCCTGGAACAAGGACATGACGAATCCAAACTGGAATATCCTTATCGGATAGATATTGGGCAAAGTCTAAAATGTGACGATTCGTCATACCTGTAAGCTTTTTATGACGTTTTTCATCGATCAATTTTAAATCTAATAAAACTAGGTCTGTATATTTTAAAAGTTCTTCTAAAGGTTGAATAAAGGCTGGGTGATTGTGAAAGCATCCTCCAGAGCTATCAATGGTTGTGTGAACACCTAGTTTTTTGCATTCTTTAAATAGCTCGATGAGGAATGGAACATGTAATAACGGTTCCCCGCCACTAACCGTGATCCCACCACCTGACGCTTTTAAAAAAGGGAGATATTCTTTTAAATCGTTGATAATTTCCGAAACGGTGATGTCTCTTCCTCCACGTACGTTCCATGTATCAGGGTTATGGCAATATTGGCAACGTAATAGGCATCCTTGTGTGAATACTATATAACGTAGGCCAGGACCATCAACAGTACCACAAGTTTCAATTGAATGAATACGAGTTTTCATCGTGATCAGACCTTCTTTCAATGTGGGGCTGACATGTTCATGCCAGCCTCATCAATATTTATAGTATATGCTAGTCTAAATAGTTGGTTCCACTTGATATTGGCGCTACCGCTTTTCTTGTTGTCCAGCTTCCGCGCCCAGCGACTCGTAAGTTTTCGCCCTTCTCCTTATGATAAGTCAACATCGAAGCCTGCGGCATTTCGTGTTTCCTTTATCTCATACGAAGTGCTCAAGCCCCTTCGTCGCTAAACGGGCGCTACCGCTTTTCTTGTTACATTGTTTCGTGGAATGTACGGTTAATCACGTCAATTTGTTGTTCGCGTGTAAGTTTAATAAAGTTAACCGCGTAACCAGAAACTCGAATGGTTAACTGTGGATACTTTTCTGGGTGCTCCATAGCATCCATCAATGTTTCACGATTGAATACGTTGATGTTTAAGTGATGCCCTTTTTTTTCAACATATCCATCAAGAATCGCAACGAGATTCATATCTTGTGTATCCTCTTCACGACCAAGTGCTTTCGGTACGATAGAGAATGTATTTGATACACCGTCTAAAGAATACTCATAAGGAATTTTTGAGACAGAACTTAGCGATGCAAGTGCTCCTTTTTGATCGCGTCCATGTAATGGGTTCGCCCCTGGAGCAAATGGTTCGCCTGCTTTTCTTCCATCAGGTGTATTTCCTGTTTTCTTACCATAAACTACATTAGATGTGATCGTTAAGATTGACATGGTGTGTTCTGAATTACGGTATGTTTTATGTTGTTTTAGCTTTTTCATGAAACGTTCAGTTAAATCGACAGCAAGGTCATCTACTCTTGAATCGTTGTTACCGTATTTAGGAAAATCACCTTCAATTTCATAGTCAACAACAAGACCGTTTTCGTCACGAATTGTACGAACTTTTGCGTGTTTTATCGCGCTTAAAGAGTCAGCGACAACGGATAATCCAGCGATTCCAGCGGCCATTGTCCGTAAAATATCACGATCGTGAAGCGCCATTTCGATTCTTTCATAGCTATATTTATCGTGCATGTAATGAATCACATTTAATGTATTAATATATAAACTTGCTAACCAATCAAGCATATGGTCGTAACGTGCCATTACATCTTCAAACGATAAATACTCCGTTGTTATAGGTGCAAAAGGAGGTGCGACTTGCATTTTTAACTTTTCATCCATTCCACCGTTAATTGCGTATAATAAAGCTTTCGCTAAGTTTGCTCTTGCCCCAAAGAATTGCATCTGCTTACCAATCGCCATAGCACTCACACAACAAGCAATTCCATAGTCGTCACCGTATTTTTCACGCATCATATCATCATTTTCATATTGTATTGAACTTGTTTTAATTGACATTCTTGCACAATATTTCTTAAATTGATCTGGTAATTTTGTAGACCATAACACGGTTAAGTTTGGTTCAGGTGATGGACCTAAGTTATCAAGCGTGTGTAAGAAACGGAATGAGTTTTTCGTAACTAGAGAACGGCCATTTAAGTCAACACCACCGATAGACTCTGTAACCCATGTTGGATCACCACTAAATAATTCATTATATTCAGGTGTACGAGCAAACTTGACTAGACGGAGCTTCATGACAAAATGATCGACAAGTTCTTGAGCGTCTTGCTCTGTTAGATTACCTTCTTCAATATCACGATCAATGTAAATGTCCAAGAAACTTGAAACTCTGCCTAAACTCATGGCTGCCCCATTTTGTTCCTTGATTGCAGCTAAATAACCGAAGTAAAGCCATTGAAATGCTTCTTTCGCGTTAATAGCAGGTTTTGAAATATCAAATCCATAGGCTGCAGCAAGCTGTTTTAATTCTTGTAGCGCTCGAGTTTGCTCACTTAATTCTTCTCTTAAACGAATGATGTCTTCATCCATTGTGCTACTTACCGTTTCATTTAAAATTTGTTTTCTTTCTTCAATTAAGAAATCTACTCCATATAAAGCAACGCGACGATAATCACCAATGATTCTTCCACGACCGTATGCATCCGGTAACCCTGTAATAATACCTGCTTTACGAGCTAATTTCATTTCAGGTGTGTACGCATCAAAAACACCTTGGTTATGAGTTTTTCGGTATTCAGTAAAGACTTTCTTTACTTCTTCATCCAATTCAAATCCATAAGACGTACAAGCAGTGTCTGCCATACGAATACCACCGAATGGTTGCATTGAACGTTTAAATGGTTTATCTGTTTGAAAACCTACTACGGTTTCTAATTCTTTATTTAAATAACCAGGTCCATGAGAAGTAATGGTAGAGACAATCTTAGTATCCATATCGAGGACGCCGCCGTTTTCTCTTTCTTGCTTCGTTAACTCCATTACTTGATCCCACAATGATAAAGTTGCATCGGTAGGGCCAGCTAAAAAGGACTCATCTCCTTCATAACGTTTAACATTGTTTATGATGAAATCTCTCACGTTCACTTCTGTTGTCCATTTACCTTCTTTAAAGCTTCTCCATTGTTCCATTTAAAAAGCCTCCTTGAAAACTTTGCTCACAATTGAGCATATTTATTTTCTAATTTAACCATACCTGAAATACTCCGCAATCAGTTGTGATATTTATCACATATTATTTGCTGTAGAAAGGTGTTCAGAAAAAGTTCATATTTCTCTATTAGTACAGGGTTTTTCGAAGATTTTGTGTTTTATAACAATGAACTAGGAAGTAGTTTAATAGAAATTGATTGTTAGATTAATTAATTATGATAGAGTCAATTAGTTGCGTATGCAACTAAATGGTGGTAAAATAAATAGATAATTTGGTTGCGTGCGCAACTATTTTGAAAATAGATCGGAGTGAAGTACATGGACTCAATTGGTAAATGGATATCGACAATCCATCGCTATAATCATATTTATATTTCTAGACAATTTGAAACCTTAGATATCGGTATTGGTAAAGGGCAAATGATGTTTTTGCTTTTTTTATATAAAAATGATGGGGTAACTCAAGACTATATATCAAAAAAATTGTACATTGATAAAGCTACCGTTACTCGTGCTATTCAAAAACTTGAATCTGAAGGTTTTGTGAAGAGAACGGTATCTCCGGATGACAGACGACAAAACTTAGTGTATTTGACGAAAAAAGCTCGAAAAGTGGAGAAAGATATATTAAATGTATTAAGAGATGTAAATGACGTGATGTCGGAAAACTTTACCGAACAAGAAAAAGATCAGATCATTTGTTTATTAAAAAAGATGGTAAATAATATGGTTACAGAAATCCAAGAGAAGGGAGTGGAAAAAAGTGCAGAGTGAATTAAGTAAAAAATTAGGGACTGAAAATATATCAAAGCTAATGGTTAATTTATCCCTTCCTGCTTTTATAGGAATGATGGTTATGGCTTTATATAATGTCGTTGATACAATCTTTATTGCTCGAGGTGTAGGAACTTTAGGGGTAGCTGGATTAACCATTGCCTTTCCTATTCAGATGATTATGGGAGCCTTTGCTTTGGCTATGGGTGTAGGTGGTGCTGCTGTTGTTTCCATTCGTTTAGGAGAAAAGCAAGATGATAAAGCCAACGAAGTGTTTGGACATATTGTTTGGCTCGTTATTTTCTTTAGTTTGTTATTAGTCATTATTGCACTTTTATTTTTAGAACCGCTATTACGAATATTTGGAGCAACAGAAGTATTACTACCTTATGCAAGTGATTACCTATCCATTCTCCTACTAGGTTCGATCTTTTTATCCTTTGCGATGGCGACCAATAATGTTGTTCGTGCAGAAGGAAATGCAAAAATGGCTATGTCCACCATGCTTGTTTCTTCTGTAATTAATATCATTCTTGATCCTATCTTTATTTTTGGTTTGGATATGGGGATTAGTGGAGCGGCTACTGCGACAATTATTTCACAAGCATGTGCAGCCATTTGGATTTTTACTTATTTCATGAGTGGCAAAAGTTCTGTTAGCTTTACATGGATTGGGTTTATGCCGAAACTCTCCATTGTGAAAGAAATAGTGGCCATTGGTTCGTCCACTTTTGTCAGACAAATTGCGGCGAGTGTTTCAATTGTAGCTATTAACTGGATGGTTCTTTTATACGGAAGCGAGACACAAATTGCAATATATGGAATCATTAATCGTATTTTAATGTTTGGATTAATGCCGATGTTTGGCATAGTTCAAGGGATGCAACCTATTGTTGGATATAACTATGGTGCGAAGCAATATAGTCGTGTAGGGCATGCGGCAAAGCTTAGCTTTATGGTGGCTACTACGATGTCTATTGTTATTTGGATTATCGCTTTAACGTTTGCCGAGCCTTTGATTTCAATATTTACTACCGATCAACAGGTAATCAACCAAGGAGCTGAGACGTTAAGGTTGATGTTCTTACTTGCGCCGGTGATTGGTTTTCAAATGGTGTCTGGCGGATTATATCAGGCACTAGGTAAAGCAAAAATCTCGTTTGTTTTATCAATTGCTAGACAATTGTTATTTTTAATTCCAATTGTATTAGTGTTACCCCATTTTATCGGAGTAATAGGGGTTTGGCTCGCCTTTCCAATTTCTGATTTCTTTGCCTTTCTATTGTCATTGTTCATTATCACAAAGGATAGAAAAATGCTCTTTAGAACTGATGATTTGAAGGATACATCCCCTAGCTTGAGAACGTCCTAAGCCTCAAGTCTTATGGCAAAATGGAGCTCAAGCTCGTTATGGTCTTTCTTATTTCTGTGTAACATGGAGATATAAGAAAGGAGGGAGCTTGATGAAAAAAGTTGGTCTTCTCATAATAGGTGGAATCGCTACTTTTGTTTTAGTTGGTTCTATTGGACCATTAATTAGTTTAGCAATCAGTTTAGTGATTCTTTACTTTGTGACAAAAGAGTTTTTAAAAACGAACTCAATGACAGTGAAAGTAGCTTTATTTATTATCGGGCTTGTGCTAGTCAGTATAACTCTTTCTAATTTTCCAGCTTTAGTTGGCGTGTTTGTTGCCTATGTTTTATATGTTATATATAAAAAATGGAATGAAGAGAAATTAGATCATCATTCGAATGAAACAAATGATCCTTTCACAAACTTTGAAAAACAATGGGCAGAATTAAATAAATAACGCTTCTTGGCTTATTAGAGGGATGTCAACTAATCATTCCCCCATCCAATAGATAAGTTGACATGCTCTCTCAAAAAAATTTAGGAACAAATTATGTAGCTGACCTTAAAAAAGCTATTTACAAAATTCTAAATCGAAAATGGAAAAGGAGAGAGTTTAACATGACGAACATATTGACCCGTATAAAAAATTCAATTTCAGCTGATATAAATGAATTGTTAGATGAAAAGGAACAAAAAAATCCGATTGCAACACTTAATCAATATTTGAGAGAGTGTGAACAGGAAGTATTAAAAGTAAGAAACTTGGTCGAAAGACAGAATCGATTAAAAGAGGAATTTTATAAAGAGTTACAAGAAGCAAAGTATTTATTTGGAAAAAGAGAACGACAGTCAGAAGTAGCTAAAGCAGCTGGTGAAACAGACCTTTATGAATATGCGATTAAAGAGAAGCTTGAGTTAGAACATAGGACAGAATCATTAGAACGCTCATATGAAAATGCATTAATGCAGCTAAAAGAGTTGGAAGAAAAGTATCAAGACATGAACGCAAAGTTAAAAGATATGAAAATGAGAAGAATGGAACTAATGGGAAAAGAAAACTACGTTCGAGCAAACAGACGTATGGATCGTATGATGGATGACCAACAAATGTTTAAATCATTGGATCGCTTCAGCGAGATGGAATATTATATAGAAGGTTTAGGAAGGCAAATGAACGAAAAGTATGATCAACACCAGAATGACATTCGTCTAGAGCAACTAGAAAAAAAGATGGAACAGGTTGAAAAGTAAAGAAGGAAAGGACGTAGTTGCTAAAGATGACTACGTCTTTTTTGTAAATATGAAAAGCCTTCAAATTTGCTAAAATAAAGTGGTATGATTTATGTTGTGGATATCACAAGTAAAGAAAGGAGTTGAGTCGTCATGGGACCAAAGTTTTCGACAAATGCAGTCAACTGGTTTATCTTAACAGGATTACTATTCATATTTGTTGACCAGTTGTTTTTTGATCAAATCCCGATCTTTTTTTTACTTGTGGTTTCTGCTTTTATTTATTATGGACGTAAAAACTATCAAAAGACTAGAGGAAGATCACTATTTTGGATAGGGATCATATTCATTATTATTTTGATCCTTAGCACGGATCTGTTTATGATTGCGGGAATCATCATTATCATTTACATCATTATTCAATATTCACAAAGGAACAGTGAACCGAAAATAATGGATATTAATCGTTTTAAAGAATCGAAAATCGACTCCATGTTATTTCATAAAGTGAGGACGAAGAATTTATATGAATGGACAGATGTGAATATACAGGCTGGAATTGGAGATACAGAAATAAACGTTAGTAATACGGTTTTGCCAAGAGGCGAATCCATTATTTTTATTAGAAACATAATTGGGAACATCAAGATTTACGTTCCTTACGATGTCGAAGTTCATATCAATAGTTCGATTGTTTTTGGAGGGCTTAGTATTTTTGAGGAACAAGCTCAACAGCTAATGAATGAAACAATCATTTATGCGACGGAGGACTATGCAGATGCTACAAGGAAATTAAAAATTGTTACTTCCATTATCATCGGTGATGTGGAGGTAAAGAGGATATGAACCTAATTCAACGTTATTTATTCATAATGTTTACGATAATTTTTGTTATCACGATTGTTGTTGGGGTTAGTTTTTACAAAGTTTTTCTTCCTGATCATTTTTTGGTTCTTTGGGAACGAAAAGTGTTTACGCTTCCCTTTATCGTTTTTTTGTTTTTAATGATTATGATCGTAGGATTTGTTTTTTCCATTCCTATTATGTTTCATCTAAAAAATGAATTGCGAAACGTGGATTTTTCCCTGGAGAAACTTCATCATGGTTCTTATAAAAAGCATGAAAAGTATAGTGTTATTCCTGAGATAAAAAGAATTCAATTAAAATTAGATGACTTTCAATCTTATGTTATGGAACAGACAAAGCGTTCACAAAAACTTGTCAACGAAATGGTCGAAATACAGGAGAAAAGAGTTCAAAAAGTAGTAGAGGAAGAAAGACAAAGGTTAGCAAGAGAACTGCATGATTCAGTTAGCCAACAGCTTTTTGCAGCATCGATGTTAATGTCTGCATTGAATGAATCAAATCCAGGTGATAACCAAAAACAAATGAAAATGGTAGAAAAGATGATTCACCAATCTCAACTGGAAATGAGAGCCCTCCTGTTACACTTGAGACCTGTTGCTTTAAAGGGAAAGTCACTATCTGAAGGTGTTGAAGAGTTACTAAATGAATTAAAACAAAAAGTAACGATATCCATTGAATGGAAAGTGGAAAATGTTGAAATAGATTTAGGAATTGAAGATCATTTGTTTCGCATTTTACAGGAAGCTGTTTCGAATACTCTTAGGCATGCTCAGGCACAATCATTGGATGTTTTCTTAATGGAGCGGTCAGGTGTTTTAATATTAAAAGTAATAGATGATGGAGTAGGATTTGATGTACAAGAGCAAAAAACGTCTTCATATGGTTTAGGGAATATACATGAACGAGCTTTAGAAATTGGTGGTTCCTTCAAGATCGTTAGCCTACTAGGTAAAGGAACTACTGTTGAGGTGAAAGTACCCATTTTCTCAAAAAAGGAGGGCTCTGAGAAATGATTAAAGTTCTACTCATTGATGATCATGAAATGGTGCGCATTGGCGTATCCGCTTATTTATCATCTCAATCTGATATTGAAGTAGTGGGAGAAGCTTCAAATGGAAAGCAAGGCGTATTGCTTGCACTTGACTTAAAACCAGATATTATTTTAATGGATTTAGTCATGGATGAAATGGATGGAATAGAAGCGACAAAGCAAATTATCACTCAATGGCCGGAAGCGAAAATCATTATTATAACAAGTTTTTTAGATGATGATAAAGTGTACCCGGCTATAGAAGCAGGTGCCGTTAGTTATTTGTTGAAAACGTCCAAAGCGAATAGGATTGCCGATGCTATTAGGAAAACATTTCAAGGAGAAACCGTTCTTGAGCCAGAGGTAACGGGGAAAGTAATGAAAAAAATGAGAAATCCGAAAAAAACTTTTCTTTATGAAGACTTAACAGAAAGAGAAATGGAAGTCCTTCTATTAATGACGAAAGGTAAAACGAATCAAGAAATAGCCGATGAATTATTTATTGCCTTAAAAACAGTGAAGGCGCACGTTAGTAACATTTTGAGTAAATTGCAAGTTCACGACCGAACGCAAGCGGTTATTTATGCTTTTAAACATGGATTAACAGACTAGGAGAAGTCATAAATATCTTTTTTAGATCCTACAACGAGAGGTGAACCATCAAATGAAAGAAAAATTGTGGCATGAAGCTTCATCATTTATACAAACGTGTTATCAAGAGTTAGGCAAATCAATAGAACAAACAGAAAATCGTCTTAGAGAAATAAAAAAGCAAATCGACACTTCTTGCTTTTATGAACATACGGAAGAAGAACTGAGTCACGGTGCTAAAATGGCTTGGCGAAATAGTAATCGCTGTATTGGAAGATTCTTTTGGGACAAGCTTCATGTCGTTGATCAACGAAACCTAAATACGGTTGAAGACATAAAAGAGGCCCTTTTTCACCACATTGAATATGCTACGAACAAAGGAAATATTCGTCCGACAATTACCATTTTTAAGCCCAAAAAAAGTCTTAATAATCAAGTGAGAATTTGGAATCATCAACTCATTCGTTATGCAGGTTATGAAACAGAGCATGGAATTTTAGGTGATTCTTCTTCAATTTCTTTTACAAATGCATGTGAAAAACTAGGGTGGAAAGGCAATGGAACTCATTTCGATGTCTTACCCTTAGTCATTCAGTTAAATAATGAAGATCCAGTTTGGGTTCCTATACCTGAATCATTGATAGTAGAGGTACCTATTACACATCCCTTTATTGAAGGATTTCAAGACTTACACCTTAAATGGTATGCAGTACCAATGATAGCCGATATGAAGTTAGAAATAGGTGGGATTGACTATATTGCATCTCCTTTTAATGGTTGGTACATGGAAACGGAAATTGGAGCGAGAAATTTAGCGGATACAACTAGATATAATATGCTACCTAAAGTAGCTTCTATAATGGAAATTGATACACGTCTAAACACACACTTGTGGAAAGATCGAGCGCTAATTGAGTTAAACACGGCTGTTATGCATTCTTATAAGCAAGCAGGGGTAAGTATTGTGGATCATCATACAGCAGCCAATCAATTTAAACGGTTTGAGAAAAATGAAGAATCAAGTGGTCGAAAGGTAACAGGTGATTGGGTTTGGCTTATTCCTCCTGTATCACCAGCAACGACGCATATTTTTCATAAACAATATAGTAATGTGGATGTGAAACCTAATTATTATTATCAAGAAAAGCCATACTGACATCATACTTTTTAGTCTATTTGTCTAAGCTATATGTATGATGAAAAAAATAAGAAGTTTAACCGTATTGTTGGTGCTGCTTTGTTTATGGAATGGAATGGTTTATGGTCAAACTTATGATAACTATACTGTCCAAAAAGGAGATAGTTTATGGATTATTTCATTGAAATACCAGATCGGGTTAGACGAGATTATCGCTGCAAATCCGGAAATTAAAAACCCTGCTCTGATATATCCTAATCAAAAGGTGTTAGTTCCTTTGAAGACAGAAACAAAAGCGATAGAAGAGGAGGTAGTTGAATTAACAAATGCTCAGCGACAAAAAGTTGGGTTAACGAGTTATCAGCATGATTGGGAGTTGCAAAGAACAGCTCGATATAAATCTTGTGACATGAGAGATAATGGTTATTTTTCTCATCAATCTCCTGTATATGGTAGTCCATTTGAAATGATGAGTTCCTTTGGTATTTCTTATCAAACAGCAGGAGAAAATATTGCCAAGGGACAAACTTCCGCTCAACAAGTAGTGAATTCGTGGATGAACAGTAGCGGTCATAGGGCGAACATTTTAAGCCAGAAATTTACTCATATTGGGGTAGGGTATTGTAGCTCTAGTCAAGGTGGATATTGGACTCAAATGTTTATCGCTAAATAAAAACAAAACGATTACGCAGGTGATCGTTTTGTTTTTTGAAGGTCCTCTTTCACCTTTTCGATTAACTGTGGTGAGTCGTTAATGATCTTTCCAATATAAACAAATCCAATGACAGTAAAAATGGACATGATCCAATTGAAGATTTTACGAACAACAATGCCTTTGTCGAAAGCTTCTACTCCATACTCCATAATTAGCCAAGTTTTAATGGAAGCTAAAATGACCATTTTTAAAACAAAAATGAGACAAATAATGTGAAAGAGAATAAGAAGTTTTTTCTCATAATATAGCTTTTTACTAAAAAACTTATCATAGCCTTGAAGCTCAGCGAAATCAACTGCAAAATAAAGAGGGATAGGCTTATTAATTAACATAGAAAAAAGAAAGATACCACTCATACAAAAAGTGAAAATCACTTGATTCCAAAGAAGCTGCAAGGCTGACCCTGCAAGCAATTCAACAGATGTACCAATGATTAAAGTTAACAATATATAAACACC
This portion of the Bacillus carboniphilus genome encodes:
- the pflA gene encoding pyruvate formate-lyase-activating protein encodes the protein MKTRIHSIETCGTVDGPGLRYIVFTQGCLLRCQYCHNPDTWNVRGGRDITVSEIINDLKEYLPFLKASGGGITVSGGEPLLHVPFLIELFKECKKLGVHTTIDSSGGCFHNHPAFIQPLEELLKYTDLVLLDLKLIDEKRHKKLTGMTNRHILDFAQYLSDKDIPVWIRHVLVPGVTDREDDLAWLADFIKTLNNVKKVEVLPYHQLGMYKWEALGLKYELSHVDPPNDEQVKHAYDVLMGKKVLV
- the pflB gene encoding formate C-acetyltransferase; the encoded protein is MEQWRSFKEGKWTTEVNVRDFIINNVKRYEGDESFLAGPTDATLSLWDQVMELTKQERENGGVLDMDTKIVSTITSHGPGYLNKELETVVGFQTDKPFKRSMQPFGGIRMADTACTSYGFELDEEVKKVFTEYRKTHNQGVFDAYTPEMKLARKAGIITGLPDAYGRGRIIGDYRRVALYGVDFLIEERKQILNETVSSTMDEDIIRLREELSEQTRALQELKQLAAAYGFDISKPAINAKEAFQWLYFGYLAAIKEQNGAAMSLGRVSSFLDIYIDRDIEEGNLTEQDAQELVDHFVMKLRLVKFARTPEYNELFSGDPTWVTESIGGVDLNGRSLVTKNSFRFLHTLDNLGPSPEPNLTVLWSTKLPDQFKKYCARMSIKTSSIQYENDDMMREKYGDDYGIACCVSAMAIGKQMQFFGARANLAKALLYAINGGMDEKLKMQVAPPFAPITTEYLSFEDVMARYDHMLDWLASLYINTLNVIHYMHDKYSYERIEMALHDRDILRTMAAGIAGLSVVADSLSAIKHAKVRTIRDENGLVVDYEIEGDFPKYGNNDSRVDDLAVDLTERFMKKLKQHKTYRNSEHTMSILTITSNVVYGKKTGNTPDGRKAGEPFAPGANPLHGRDQKGALASLSSVSKIPYEYSLDGVSNTFSIVPKALGREEDTQDMNLVAILDGYVEKKGHHLNINVFNRETLMDAMEHPEKYPQLTIRVSGYAVNFIKLTREQQIDVINRTFHETM
- a CDS encoding MarR family winged helix-turn-helix transcriptional regulator, giving the protein MDSIGKWISTIHRYNHIYISRQFETLDIGIGKGQMMFLLFLYKNDGVTQDYISKKLYIDKATVTRAIQKLESEGFVKRTVSPDDRRQNLVYLTKKARKVEKDILNVLRDVNDVMSENFTEQEKDQIICLLKKMVNNMVTEIQEKGVEKSAE
- a CDS encoding MATE family efflux transporter; this translates as MQSELSKKLGTENISKLMVNLSLPAFIGMMVMALYNVVDTIFIARGVGTLGVAGLTIAFPIQMIMGAFALAMGVGGAAVVSIRLGEKQDDKANEVFGHIVWLVIFFSLLLVIIALLFLEPLLRIFGATEVLLPYASDYLSILLLGSIFLSFAMATNNVVRAEGNAKMAMSTMLVSSVINIILDPIFIFGLDMGISGAATATIISQACAAIWIFTYFMSGKSSVSFTWIGFMPKLSIVKEIVAIGSSTFVRQIAASVSIVAINWMVLLYGSETQIAIYGIINRILMFGLMPMFGIVQGMQPIVGYNYGAKQYSRVGHAAKLSFMVATTMSIVIWIIALTFAEPLISIFTTDQQVINQGAETLRLMFLLAPVIGFQMVSGGLYQALGKAKISFVLSIARQLLFLIPIVLVLPHFIGVIGVWLAFPISDFFAFLLSLFIITKDRKMLFRTDDLKDTSPSLRTS
- a CDS encoding lmo0954 family membrane protein; protein product: MKKVGLLIIGGIATFVLVGSIGPLISLAISLVILYFVTKEFLKTNSMTVKVALFIIGLVLVSITLSNFPALVGVFVAYVLYVIYKKWNEEKLDHHSNETNDPFTNFEKQWAELNK
- a CDS encoding PspA/IM30 family protein, with protein sequence MTNILTRIKNSISADINELLDEKEQKNPIATLNQYLRECEQEVLKVRNLVERQNRLKEEFYKELQEAKYLFGKRERQSEVAKAAGETDLYEYAIKEKLELEHRTESLERSYENALMQLKELEEKYQDMNAKLKDMKMRRMELMGKENYVRANRRMDRMMDDQQMFKSLDRFSEMEYYIEGLGRQMNEKYDQHQNDIRLEQLEKKMEQVEK
- the liaF gene encoding cell wall-active antibiotics response protein LiaF, with translation MGPKFSTNAVNWFILTGLLFIFVDQLFFDQIPIFFLLVVSAFIYYGRKNYQKTRGRSLFWIGIIFIIILILSTDLFMIAGIIIIIYIIIQYSQRNSEPKIMDINRFKESKIDSMLFHKVRTKNLYEWTDVNIQAGIGDTEINVSNTVLPRGESIIFIRNIIGNIKIYVPYDVEVHINSSIVFGGLSIFEEQAQQLMNETIIYATEDYADATRKLKIVTSIIIGDVEVKRI
- a CDS encoding sensor histidine kinase, whose translation is MNLIQRYLFIMFTIIFVITIVVGVSFYKVFLPDHFLVLWERKVFTLPFIVFLFLMIMIVGFVFSIPIMFHLKNELRNVDFSLEKLHHGSYKKHEKYSVIPEIKRIQLKLDDFQSYVMEQTKRSQKLVNEMVEIQEKRVQKVVEEERQRLARELHDSVSQQLFAASMLMSALNESNPGDNQKQMKMVEKMIHQSQLEMRALLLHLRPVALKGKSLSEGVEELLNELKQKVTISIEWKVENVEIDLGIEDHLFRILQEAVSNTLRHAQAQSLDVFLMERSGVLILKVIDDGVGFDVQEQKTSSYGLGNIHERALEIGGSFKIVSLLGKGTTVEVKVPIFSKKEGSEK
- a CDS encoding response regulator transcription factor, producing the protein MIKVLLIDDHEMVRIGVSAYLSSQSDIEVVGEASNGKQGVLLALDLKPDIILMDLVMDEMDGIEATKQIITQWPEAKIIIITSFLDDDKVYPAIEAGAVSYLLKTSKANRIADAIRKTFQGETVLEPEVTGKVMKKMRNPKKTFLYEDLTEREMEVLLLMTKGKTNQEIADELFIALKTVKAHVSNILSKLQVHDRTQAVIYAFKHGLTD
- a CDS encoding nitric oxide synthase oxygenase, with protein sequence MKEKLWHEASSFIQTCYQELGKSIEQTENRLREIKKQIDTSCFYEHTEEELSHGAKMAWRNSNRCIGRFFWDKLHVVDQRNLNTVEDIKEALFHHIEYATNKGNIRPTITIFKPKKSLNNQVRIWNHQLIRYAGYETEHGILGDSSSISFTNACEKLGWKGNGTHFDVLPLVIQLNNEDPVWVPIPESLIVEVPITHPFIEGFQDLHLKWYAVPMIADMKLEIGGIDYIASPFNGWYMETEIGARNLADTTRYNMLPKVASIMEIDTRLNTHLWKDRALIELNTAVMHSYKQAGVSIVDHHTAANQFKRFEKNEESSGRKVTGDWVWLIPPVSPATTHIFHKQYSNVDVKPNYYYQEKPY
- a CDS encoding CAP domain-containing protein, which encodes MLLCLWNGMVYGQTYDNYTVQKGDSLWIISLKYQIGLDEIIAANPEIKNPALIYPNQKVLVPLKTETKAIEEEVVELTNAQRQKVGLTSYQHDWELQRTARYKSCDMRDNGYFSHQSPVYGSPFEMMSSFGISYQTAGENIAKGQTSAQQVVNSWMNSSGHRANILSQKFTHIGVGYCSSSQGGYWTQMFIAK
- a CDS encoding VC0807 family protein produces the protein MKKNIVVYDIIFYLIFPVVMWNSGILRESLGDYYAMILSSVPGILYSIYRFFELKKINFFGVYILLTLIIGTSVELLAGSALQLLWNQVIFTFCMSGIFLFSMLINKPIPLYFAVDFAELQGYDKFFSKKLYYEKKLLILFHIICLIFVLKMVILASIKTWLIMEYGVEAFDKGIVVRKIFNWIMSIFTVIGFVYIGKIINDSPQLIEKVKEDLQKTKRSPA